A genomic window from Salvia hispanica cultivar TCC Black 2014 chromosome 5, UniMelb_Shisp_WGS_1.0, whole genome shotgun sequence includes:
- the LOC125187230 gene encoding probable amino acid permease 7 produces MRGATARDEEPIPLLQLGVASPPPMAVDDLFNSDQSDKRTGNTWTASAHIITGVIGSGVLSLAWSMAQLGWIWGPLLMLLFAAVTLFSSFLISNCYRSPDPDYGPSRNTSYIAAVQSNLGKKNAWICGVLIQMNLYGTGVAYTITTALCLRAIERSNCDKGNGSDAPCDSGNGWYMLLFGLVQIFMSQIPDFHSMEWVSIAAAIMSFAYSSIALGLGAAKVVGNRAIQGSVVGVSTSTTMQKVWRVSQAVGDVAFAYPYTMIVLEIQDTLKSPPSERKTMKKASAFSICITTFFYLSCGGFGYAAFGDQTPGDLLTGFGDFGPRWLIDFANACVVLHLIGGYQVYSQPLFAMVDKWMADQFPRSSFVATNHVVKVPSLPPLSLNVQRLVFRTAYVASTTGVAMTFPYFNQVLGMLGTINFWPLSIYFPVEMWLRQNKVSPWSKMWTIFRSFSVVCFFVNLYIFAGSIQGILAARFS; encoded by the exons ATGAGGGGAGCAACTGCAAGAGATGAAGAGCCAATCCCATTATTGCAATTAGGAGTTGCATCGCCTCCGCCTATGGCTGTGGATGACTTGTTCAACTCCGACCAATCAGATAAAAGAACTG GGAATACATGGACGGCGTCGGCGCATATCATTACCGGTGTGATCGGCTCCGGGGTGCTGTCGCTCGCTTGGAGCATGGCGCAGTTGGGCTGGATTTGGGGCCCTCTTTTGATGCTTCTCTTCGCCGCTGTTACCTTGTTCTCTTCCTTCCTCATCTCCAACTGCTACCGATCTCCCGATCCTGACTACGGCCCTTCCAGAAATACATCTTACATTGCTGCTGTTCAATCTAATTTGG GGAAGAAGAATGCTTGGATCTGTGGAGTGCTTATACAGATGAATCTGTACGGAACAGGAGTTGCGTATACGATTACAACAGCTCTCTGCCTGAG AGCAATAGAGAGATCAAATTGTGACAAGGGGAATGGATCTGATGCTCCTTGTGATTCAGGAAATGGATGGTACATGCTGTTGTTTGGACTAGTTCAAATCTTCATGTCACAGATTCCTGATTTCCATAGTATGGAGTGGGTTTCCATAGCTGCTGCAATCATGTCTTTTGCCTATTCCTCAATCGCGTTAGGGCTCGGGGCAGCGAAGGTTGTAG GAAATAGAGCGATCCAGGGCAGCGTTGTTGGAGTTTCAACTTCCACTACGATGCAGAAAGTATGGCGAGTTTCTCAAGCAGTCGGTGATGTCGCCTTTGCCTATCCATACACCATGATCGTACTCGAAATTCAG GACACTCTAAAATCCCCTCCATCAGAGAGGAAGACGATGAAGAAGGCGTCGGCTTTTTCAATCTGCATCACCACATTCTTCTACCTAAGCTGTGGAGGCTTTGGCTATGCAGCCTTTGGAGACCAGACACCCGGTGATCTCCTGACGGGATTCGGGGACTTTGGGCCCCGCTGGCTCATTGACTTCGCCAACGCCTGCGTCGTTCTCCACTTGATCGGAGGGTACCAGGTGTACTCTCAACCATTGTTTGCAATGGTGGATAAGTGGATGGCGGATCAGTTTCCGAGAAGCTCATTCGTCGCAACAAACCACGTTGTGAAGGTGCCATCGTTGCCGCCCTTGAGCTTAAATGTGCAGAGGCTGGTTTTCAGGACGGCATACGTTGCATCGACGACGGGAGTAGCGATGACCTTCCCGTACTTCAACCAGGTTTTGGGAATGTTAGGAACGATAAACTTTTGGCCCTTGTCGATATATTTTCCGGTGGAAATGTGGCTTAGGCAGAATAAGGTTAGTCCATGGTCCAAAATGTGGACCATTTTCCGGAGCTTTAGTGTAGTTTGCTTTTTCgtaaatttgtatatttttgctGGATCCATTCAAGGAATCTTGGCTGCTCGGTTCAGCTAG
- the LOC125190862 gene encoding chaperone protein dnaJ 11, chloroplastic-like has product MLRFEASVPFQQFRSRNMSVRAEVAVAVAAPDRRSLYEVLRVKRNASQVEIKTAYRTLAKLHHPDARARFMNSSIADCGDFIEIHNAYATLSDPNARAEYDLNLTVDSRAPGVSGCRRFDQTRRWETDQCW; this is encoded by the coding sequence ATGCTACGATTCGAAGCGTCGGTTCCTTTTCAACAGTTCCGAAGCCGTAATATGTCCGTGCGAGCAGAGGTGGCCGTGGCCGTGGCTGCGCCGGACCGGCGGAGCCTCTACGAGGTCCTCCGCGTGAAGAGGAACGCGTCGCAGGTGGAGATCAAGACGGCGTACCGCACGCTCGCCAAGCTCCACCATCCCGACGCGAGGGCGCGATTCATGAATTCCTCGATCGCGGACTGCGGAGACTTCATCGAGATCCACAACGCCTATGCCACGCTGTCGGATCCCAATGCGAGAGCGGAGTACGATCTGAATTTGACTGTTGATTCGCGTGCCCCCGGCGTGTCTGGTTGCCGGAGATTTGACCAGACGCGTCGATGGGAGACGGATCAATGCTGGTAA